The proteins below are encoded in one region of Manis pentadactyla isolate mManPen7 chromosome 2, mManPen7.hap1, whole genome shotgun sequence:
- the MTX3 gene encoding metaxin-3 isoform X2 codes for MKSTSGIAEVSPSKMAAPLELTCWGGGWGLPSVHSESLVVMAYAKFSGAPLKVSVIDNTWRGSRGDVPILTTEDNIVSQPAKILNFLRKQLHTFWVESDNYFNVTKPWFASRIPFPLSLILPGRMSKGALTRILLTRGEPPLYHLREVEAQIYRDAKECLNLLSNRLGTSQFFFGDTPSTLDAYVFGFLAPLYKVRFPKVQLQEHLKQLSNLCRFCDDILNSYFRLSLGGISPAGQETVDANLQKLTQLVNKESNLIEKMDDNLRQSPQLPPRRLPTLKLTPAEESNSSHRPSP; via the exons ATGAAAAGTACTTCCGGGATAGCAGAGGTCAGCCCCAGCAAGATGGCGGCCCCCTTGGAGCTCACTTGCTGGGGAGGCGGCTGGGGGCTCCCATCAGTGCACAGCGAGTCCCTGGTGGTGATG GCTTACGCCAAATTTTCTGGTGCACCCTTGAAAGTCAGTGTCATAGATAACACCTGGAGAGGTTCAAGAG GAGATGTACCAATTTTGACAACCGAAGACAACATTGTTTCTCAGCCAGCAAAAATACTAAACTTTTTAAGAAAACAG cTTCACACATTCTGGGTGGAGAGTGACAATTACTTTAATGTGACAAAGCCATGGTTTGCTTCACGAATTCCTTTTCCCTTGAGTTTGATCCTACCTGGAAGAATGTCTAAGGGAGCACTGACTAGGATCCTCCTGACCAGAGGAGAGCCTCCCCTCTACCACCTCCGAGAAGTGGAAGCACAG ATATACAGAGATGCCAAGGAGTGCCTAAATCTTCTGTCAAACAGATTGGGAACGTCTCAGTTTTTCTTTGGAGATAC gCCTTCTACCTTGGATGCCTATGTGTTTGGTTTTCTTGCACCTCTTTATAAAGTTCGCTTTCCTAAAGTTCAGTTGCAAGAACATTTGAAACAGCTCTCCAACCTCTGCCGCTTCTGTGATGACATCCTAAACAGTTATTTTAGGCTTAGTCTTGGAG GCATCTCTCCTGCTGGACAAGAAACAGTAGATGCAAATCTGCAGAAACTCACACAGCTTGTAAATAAGGAATCCAACTTGATTGAAAAG ATGGATGACAATCTTCGCCAAAGCCCTCAGCTTCCTCCTCGGAGACTACCAACACTTAAATTGACTCCAGCAGAAGAAAGTAATTCCTCACATCGGCCATCGCCCTGA
- the MTX3 gene encoding metaxin-3 isoform X4, whose product MKSTSGIAEVSPSKMAAPLELTCWGGGWGLPSVHSESLVVMAYAKFSGAPLKVSVIDNTWRGSRGDVPILTTEDNIVSQPAKILNFLRKQKYNADYELSAKQGADTLAYIALLEEKLLPAVLHTFWVESDNYFNVTKPWFASRIPFPLSLILPGRMSKGALTRILLTRGEPPLYHLREVEAQIYRDAKECLNLLSNRLGTSQFFFGDTPSTLDAYVFGFLAPLYKVRFPKVQLQEHLKQLSNLCRFCDDILNSYFRLSLGDG is encoded by the exons ATGAAAAGTACTTCCGGGATAGCAGAGGTCAGCCCCAGCAAGATGGCGGCCCCCTTGGAGCTCACTTGCTGGGGAGGCGGCTGGGGGCTCCCATCAGTGCACAGCGAGTCCCTGGTGGTGATG GCTTACGCCAAATTTTCTGGTGCACCCTTGAAAGTCAGTGTCATAGATAACACCTGGAGAGGTTCAAGAG GAGATGTACCAATTTTGACAACCGAAGACAACATTGTTTCTCAGCCAGCAAAAATACTAAACTTTTTAAGAAAACAG aaatataatgctGATTATGAACTTTCAGCAAAACAAGGAGCCGATACACTGGCTTACATTGCTCTCCTTGAAGAGAAGCTTCTTCCTGCAGTG cTTCACACATTCTGGGTGGAGAGTGACAATTACTTTAATGTGACAAAGCCATGGTTTGCTTCACGAATTCCTTTTCCCTTGAGTTTGATCCTACCTGGAAGAATGTCTAAGGGAGCACTGACTAGGATCCTCCTGACCAGAGGAGAGCCTCCCCTCTACCACCTCCGAGAAGTGGAAGCACAG ATATACAGAGATGCCAAGGAGTGCCTAAATCTTCTGTCAAACAGATTGGGAACGTCTCAGTTTTTCTTTGGAGATAC gCCTTCTACCTTGGATGCCTATGTGTTTGGTTTTCTTGCACCTCTTTATAAAGTTCGCTTTCCTAAAGTTCAGTTGCAAGAACATTTGAAACAGCTCTCCAACCTCTGCCGCTTCTGTGATGACATCCTAAACAGTTATTTTAGGCTTAGTCTTGGAG ATGGATGA
- the MTX3 gene encoding metaxin-3 isoform X3 yields the protein MKSTSGIAEVSPSKMAAPLELTCWGGGWGLPSVHSESLVVMAYAKFSGAPLKVSVIDNTWRGSRGDVPILTTEDNIVSQPAKILNFLRKQKYNADYELSAKQGADTLAYIALLEEKLLPAVLHTFWVESDNYFNVTKPWFASRIPFPLSLILPGRMSKGALTRILLTRGEPPLYHLREVEAQIYRDAKECLNLLSNRLGTSQFFFGDTPSTLDAYVFGFLAPLYKVRFPKVQLQEHLKQLSNLCRFCDDILNSYFRLSLGALSCVNRKQQQIDFGEVHSHDSTS from the exons ATGAAAAGTACTTCCGGGATAGCAGAGGTCAGCCCCAGCAAGATGGCGGCCCCCTTGGAGCTCACTTGCTGGGGAGGCGGCTGGGGGCTCCCATCAGTGCACAGCGAGTCCCTGGTGGTGATG GCTTACGCCAAATTTTCTGGTGCACCCTTGAAAGTCAGTGTCATAGATAACACCTGGAGAGGTTCAAGAG GAGATGTACCAATTTTGACAACCGAAGACAACATTGTTTCTCAGCCAGCAAAAATACTAAACTTTTTAAGAAAACAG aaatataatgctGATTATGAACTTTCAGCAAAACAAGGAGCCGATACACTGGCTTACATTGCTCTCCTTGAAGAGAAGCTTCTTCCTGCAGTG cTTCACACATTCTGGGTGGAGAGTGACAATTACTTTAATGTGACAAAGCCATGGTTTGCTTCACGAATTCCTTTTCCCTTGAGTTTGATCCTACCTGGAAGAATGTCTAAGGGAGCACTGACTAGGATCCTCCTGACCAGAGGAGAGCCTCCCCTCTACCACCTCCGAGAAGTGGAAGCACAG ATATACAGAGATGCCAAGGAGTGCCTAAATCTTCTGTCAAACAGATTGGGAACGTCTCAGTTTTTCTTTGGAGATAC gCCTTCTACCTTGGATGCCTATGTGTTTGGTTTTCTTGCACCTCTTTATAAAGTTCGCTTTCCTAAAGTTCAGTTGCAAGAACATTTGAAACAGCTCTCCAACCTCTGCCGCTTCTGTGATGACATCCTAAACAGTTATTTTAGGCTTAGTCTTGGAG CACTTTCCTGCGTGAACAGAAAGCAGCAGCAGATTGATTTTGGTGAGGTACACTCCCATGATTCCACTTCTTGA
- the MTX3 gene encoding metaxin-3 isoform X1 — protein MKSTSGIAEVSPSKMAAPLELTCWGGGWGLPSVHSESLVVMAYAKFSGAPLKVSVIDNTWRGSRGDVPILTTEDNIVSQPAKILNFLRKQKYNADYELSAKQGADTLAYIALLEEKLLPAVLHTFWVESDNYFNVTKPWFASRIPFPLSLILPGRMSKGALTRILLTRGEPPLYHLREVEAQIYRDAKECLNLLSNRLGTSQFFFGDTPSTLDAYVFGFLAPLYKVRFPKVQLQEHLKQLSNLCRFCDDILNSYFRLSLGGISPAGQETVDANLQKLTQLVNKESNLIEKMDDNLRQSPQLPPRRLPTLKLTPAEESNSSHRPSP, from the exons ATGAAAAGTACTTCCGGGATAGCAGAGGTCAGCCCCAGCAAGATGGCGGCCCCCTTGGAGCTCACTTGCTGGGGAGGCGGCTGGGGGCTCCCATCAGTGCACAGCGAGTCCCTGGTGGTGATG GCTTACGCCAAATTTTCTGGTGCACCCTTGAAAGTCAGTGTCATAGATAACACCTGGAGAGGTTCAAGAG GAGATGTACCAATTTTGACAACCGAAGACAACATTGTTTCTCAGCCAGCAAAAATACTAAACTTTTTAAGAAAACAG aaatataatgctGATTATGAACTTTCAGCAAAACAAGGAGCCGATACACTGGCTTACATTGCTCTCCTTGAAGAGAAGCTTCTTCCTGCAGTG cTTCACACATTCTGGGTGGAGAGTGACAATTACTTTAATGTGACAAAGCCATGGTTTGCTTCACGAATTCCTTTTCCCTTGAGTTTGATCCTACCTGGAAGAATGTCTAAGGGAGCACTGACTAGGATCCTCCTGACCAGAGGAGAGCCTCCCCTCTACCACCTCCGAGAAGTGGAAGCACAG ATATACAGAGATGCCAAGGAGTGCCTAAATCTTCTGTCAAACAGATTGGGAACGTCTCAGTTTTTCTTTGGAGATAC gCCTTCTACCTTGGATGCCTATGTGTTTGGTTTTCTTGCACCTCTTTATAAAGTTCGCTTTCCTAAAGTTCAGTTGCAAGAACATTTGAAACAGCTCTCCAACCTCTGCCGCTTCTGTGATGACATCCTAAACAGTTATTTTAGGCTTAGTCTTGGAG GCATCTCTCCTGCTGGACAAGAAACAGTAGATGCAAATCTGCAGAAACTCACACAGCTTGTAAATAAGGAATCCAACTTGATTGAAAAG ATGGATGACAATCTTCGCCAAAGCCCTCAGCTTCCTCCTCGGAGACTACCAACACTTAAATTGACTCCAGCAGAAGAAAGTAATTCCTCACATCGGCCATCGCCCTGA